A genomic segment from Streptosporangium roseum DSM 43021 encodes:
- the rpsP gene encoding 30S ribosomal protein S16, whose product MAVKIKLKRLGMIRNPQYRVVIADSRTKRDGRAIEEIGLYHPKENPSRIEIDAERAAYWLGVGAQPTEPVLKLLKLTGDWQKFKGEPAPAPLKVAEPKADRHAAYEAAAKEALSLDAAATTAKKSAKKPVKADEPAAETPAEPVAEEKPEGEA is encoded by the coding sequence GTGGCAGTCAAGATCAAGCTCAAGCGGCTCGGCATGATCCGCAACCCGCAGTACCGCGTCGTCATCGCCGACAGCCGCACCAAGCGTGACGGCCGGGCGATCGAAGAGATCGGCCTGTACCACCCGAAGGAGAACCCCTCGCGCATCGAGATCGATGCCGAGCGGGCGGCCTACTGGCTGGGTGTCGGCGCGCAGCCGACCGAGCCCGTGCTGAAGCTCCTCAAGCTCACCGGTGACTGGCAGAAGTTCAAGGGCGAGCCGGCTCCGGCTCCGCTCAAGGTCGCCGAGCCCAAGGCCGACCGTCACGCCGCCTACGAGGCCGCGGCCAAGGAGGCGCTGTCCCTGGACGCCGCCGCCACCACGGCGAAGAAGTCGGCCAAGAAGCCCGTGAAGGCCGACGAGCCCGCCGCTGAGACCCCGGCTGAGCCGGTTGCGGAGGAGAAGCCGGAAGGCGAGGCCTGA
- a CDS encoding RNA-binding protein, giving the protein MLEEALEHLVKGIVEHPDEVQVHARRIRSGRVLEVRVHPEDLGKVIGRGGRTAKALRTVVNALGDGKYVRVDLLDLNEAR; this is encoded by the coding sequence GTGCTCGAGGAGGCCCTCGAGCACCTGGTGAAGGGCATCGTCGAGCATCCCGACGAGGTCCAGGTTCACGCTCGCCGCATCCGCAGCGGGCGTGTGCTTGAGGTCCGGGTCCACCCCGAGGACCTGGGCAAGGTCATCGGCCGTGGTGGCCGCACGGCCAAGGCGTTGCGCACTGTCGTGAACGCCCTGGGCGACGGCAAATACGTTCGGGTCGATCTGCTCGACCTGAACGAGGCCCGCTAG
- the rimM gene encoding ribosome maturation factor RimM (Essential for efficient processing of 16S rRNA), which yields MQLVIGRIGRPHGLRGDVSVEVRTDDPERRFAPGTAVATDPASAGPLVIESRRWHSGVLLVRFEGVNDRNRAEDLRGTTLVIDSADIPPSDDPDEFYDHQLIGLAVLTPDGERVGEVSDVLHHGQDLLVVRRGGAEVYVPFVKALVPVVDLDKGVLVVDGPAGLLDPDEIV from the coding sequence GTGCAGCTTGTCATAGGCCGGATCGGCCGCCCGCACGGACTCCGCGGCGACGTGTCCGTGGAGGTGCGCACCGACGATCCGGAGCGGCGTTTCGCCCCCGGGACGGCCGTCGCCACCGACCCCGCGTCGGCCGGTCCGCTCGTCATCGAGTCCCGGCGCTGGCACTCCGGGGTCCTGCTGGTCAGGTTCGAGGGCGTCAACGACCGCAACCGTGCCGAGGACCTCCGCGGCACCACGCTCGTCATCGACTCGGCGGACATCCCGCCCTCCGACGACCCCGACGAGTTCTACGACCACCAGCTCATCGGCCTCGCCGTGCTCACCCCCGACGGCGAGCGGGTCGGGGAGGTCTCCGACGTCCTCCACCACGGTCAGGACCTGCTCGTCGTACGGCGGGGCGGCGCCGAGGTCTACGTGCCGTTCGTGAAGGCGCTGGTCCCCGTGGTCGACCTGGACAAGGGCGTCCTCGTCGTGGACGGGCCCGCCGGCCTGCTCGACCCGGACGAGATCGTCTGA
- the trmD gene encoding tRNA (guanosine(37)-N1)-methyltransferase TrmD, translated as MRVDVISIFPEYFAPLDVSLIGKARERGILDIHLHQLRDWAHDVHRTVDDTPYGGGPGMVMKPEPWGEAIDTVLAADPAAQPRIIVPTPSGVPFTQKLAMEYAAEPWLLFTPARYEGIDSRVMAEYGSRMRVDEVSVGDYVLAGGEVAVLVMVEAVGRLLPGVLGNANSAVDDSFAPGAMENLLEGPVYTKPPEWRGHEVPEILLSGHHGKIARWRRDEALRRTARNRLELLAALDPETLDKHDRKLLSELGFPA; from the coding sequence ATGCGCGTCGACGTCATCTCGATCTTCCCCGAATACTTCGCCCCGCTCGACGTCTCCCTCATCGGCAAGGCCCGTGAGCGCGGCATCCTCGACATCCACCTCCACCAGCTCCGCGACTGGGCCCACGACGTGCACCGCACGGTGGACGACACCCCCTACGGGGGCGGGCCCGGCATGGTCATGAAGCCGGAGCCGTGGGGTGAGGCGATCGACACCGTCCTCGCCGCCGACCCCGCCGCGCAGCCCAGGATCATCGTGCCGACCCCCAGCGGGGTGCCCTTCACCCAGAAGCTGGCCATGGAGTACGCCGCCGAGCCGTGGCTGCTGTTCACCCCGGCCCGCTACGAGGGCATCGACTCCCGGGTCATGGCCGAGTACGGCTCGCGCATGCGCGTGGACGAGGTCAGCGTCGGCGACTACGTGCTCGCCGGCGGAGAGGTGGCCGTGCTGGTGATGGTGGAGGCCGTCGGCCGGCTGCTGCCCGGCGTGCTCGGCAACGCCAACTCGGCCGTGGACGACTCGTTCGCCCCGGGGGCGATGGAGAACCTCCTGGAGGGGCCGGTCTACACCAAGCCGCCCGAGTGGCGGGGACACGAGGTTCCGGAGATCCTGCTCTCCGGGCACCACGGCAAGATCGCCCGGTGGCGGCGGGACGAGGCGCTCCGCCGTACCGCGAGGAACCGTCTCGAACTGCTGGCCGCACTCGATCCCGAGACGCTGGACAAGCACGACCGGAAGCTCCTGTCGGAGCTCGGCTTCCCCGCCTGA
- the rplS gene encoding 50S ribosomal protein L19, with protein MHTLITELEKATLRSDVPDFRPGDTLEVHVRVIEGTRSRVQVFKGFVLRRQGSGARETFTVRKVSYSVGVERTFPVHSPVIEKITLVTRGDVRRAKLYYMRDLRGKAARIREKREAR; from the coding sequence ATGCACACGCTGATCACCGAGCTCGAGAAGGCCACGCTCCGCAGCGACGTCCCGGACTTCCGTCCCGGTGACACCCTCGAAGTTCACGTCCGCGTGATCGAGGGCACCCGCTCCCGTGTCCAGGTCTTCAAGGGCTTCGTCCTGCGTCGCCAGGGCAGTGGCGCCCGCGAGACCTTCACCGTCCGCAAGGTCAGCTACAGCGTCGGCGTCGAGCGGACCTTCCCGGTGCACAGCCCGGTCATCGAGAAGATCACCCTGGTGACCCGTGGCGACGTCCGCCGCGCCAAGCTCTACTACATGCGTGACCTGCGCGGCAAGGCCGCCCGTATCCGCGAGAAGCGCGAAGCCCGCTAG
- the lepB gene encoding signal peptidase I, which produces MTSEDREYGAASRRPVEDEVDVVAEDTQKTATDGKGKKKGSFWKELPVLVVVALVLALIIKTFVIQAFYIPSESMENTLLTNDRVLVNKLVYRVRDIERGDVVVFSGVDSWDGEVRFEEPSNPVSAFFRWIGTAFGVVPGEKDYIKRVIGVAGDTVKCCDAQGRVTVNGVPLDEKGYLYPGDEPSGEPFEVKVPQGRLWVMGDHRSVSLDSRSHKGDPGNGTIPVDKVIGRAFVIVWPFSRAKILPIPDTFQQPALKAAVALTEATPLVGGLAGAVPLVMWRRRRNSRR; this is translated from the coding sequence ATGACTAGCGAAGACCGGGAGTACGGCGCAGCCTCGCGTCGACCTGTCGAGGACGAGGTGGACGTGGTCGCCGAAGACACCCAGAAGACCGCCACGGACGGCAAGGGCAAGAAGAAGGGCTCCTTCTGGAAAGAGCTCCCGGTCCTGGTCGTCGTGGCACTGGTCCTCGCGCTGATAATCAAGACCTTCGTGATCCAGGCGTTCTACATCCCGTCGGAGTCGATGGAGAACACCCTTCTGACGAACGACCGGGTCCTGGTGAACAAGCTCGTCTACCGGGTCCGTGACATCGAGCGCGGCGACGTCGTGGTCTTCTCCGGCGTCGACTCCTGGGACGGCGAGGTCCGGTTCGAGGAGCCGTCCAACCCGGTCTCCGCGTTCTTCCGCTGGATCGGCACCGCGTTCGGCGTGGTCCCCGGCGAGAAGGACTACATCAAGCGGGTCATCGGCGTCGCCGGCGACACCGTGAAGTGCTGTGACGCCCAGGGCCGGGTCACGGTCAACGGGGTCCCCCTCGACGAGAAGGGCTACCTCTATCCGGGTGACGAGCCGTCCGGTGAGCCCTTCGAGGTCAAGGTCCCGCAGGGCCGCCTGTGGGTCATGGGCGACCACCGTTCGGTCTCCCTCGACTCCCGCTCCCACAAGGGCGACCCGGGTAACGGCACGATCCCGGTGGACAAGGTGATCGGCCGTGCCTTCGTGATCGTGTGGCCGTTCTCCAGGGCGAAGATCCTCCCCATCCCCGACACCTTCCAGCAGCCCGCACTCAAGGCGGCCGTCGCCCTGACGGAGGCAACCCCGCTCGTCGGCGGTCTCGCGGGGGCCGTGCCGCTGGTGATGTGGCGTCGTCGCCGGAACTCAAGGCGGTAG
- the lepB gene encoding signal peptidase I: MTVEPESKPADAGNESKPADAGKGKPSGKGGLRETITLLVSGVVVALLLQAFVFPTFRIPSESMENTLREGDRVVVNKLHGETERGDVVVFEGWPGGDTIKRVIAVGGDTVKCCDAQNRITVNGVPLDERAYLHPDDFASGDKFEKVVPEGRLWVMGDHRSASGDSRNHQEMEGEGTVSEDDVIGRAFAIYWPLSRAGVLSTPEMFAKPEIFTGAGSRSE; the protein is encoded by the coding sequence ATGACTGTGGAACCCGAGAGCAAGCCCGCGGACGCCGGGAACGAGAGCAAGCCCGCGGACGCCGGGAAAGGGAAGCCGTCCGGCAAGGGCGGCCTGCGCGAGACGATCACCCTGCTCGTCTCCGGCGTGGTGGTGGCGCTGCTGCTGCAGGCCTTCGTCTTCCCGACCTTCCGGATCCCGTCGGAGTCGATGGAGAACACCCTGCGGGAGGGCGACCGCGTGGTCGTCAACAAACTGCACGGCGAGACCGAGCGCGGAGACGTGGTGGTCTTCGAGGGCTGGCCGGGCGGTGACACCATCAAGCGGGTCATCGCGGTCGGCGGCGACACCGTGAAGTGCTGTGACGCCCAGAACCGGATCACCGTCAACGGGGTCCCGCTCGACGAGCGGGCCTACCTGCATCCCGACGACTTCGCCTCGGGCGACAAGTTCGAGAAGGTCGTGCCGGAGGGGCGGCTCTGGGTCATGGGCGACCACCGCTCGGCCTCCGGCGACTCGCGCAACCATCAGGAGATGGAGGGGGAGGGCACCGTCTCCGAGGACGACGTGATCGGCCGGGCCTTCGCGATCTACTGGCCGCTCTCCCGCGCGGGCGTCCTGTCGACGCCGGAGATGTTCGCCAAGCCGGAGATCTTCACCGGGGCGGGATCCAGGTCGGAATAG